A single window of Candidatus Methanoperedens sp. DNA harbors:
- a CDS encoding Dabb family protein: MITHVVLFKLKDRSIQSVEKARDVLLDLKGKIPVLRYLEVGIDVLHSERSYDIALITKFDSIEDLQAYQVHPVHQGVAKYINSVKEFSISVDYES, translated from the coding sequence ATGATCACGCACGTAGTTCTTTTTAAATTGAAAGATAGAAGTATCCAGAGCGTTGAAAAAGCAAGGGATGTACTGCTGGATTTGAAGGGTAAGATACCTGTATTGCGCTATCTGGAGGTCGGTATCGATGTTCTCCATTCCGAGCGTTCTTATGACATCGCACTTATTACGAAGTTTGATTCAATAGAAGATTTGCAGGCATACCAGGTTCATCCGGTCCATCAGGGAGTTGCAAAATATATAAATTCCGTAAAAGAATTTTCAATATCAGTTGATTACGAATCTTAA
- a CDS encoding tyrosine--tRNA ligase encodes MDKLAIITRNTEEIVTKEELEALINSEKQPTAYVGYEPSGKIHMGHVLTVNKLLDLQQAGFKITVLLADVHAYLNEKGTMEEVRKIADYNKRCFIALGLDEKNTNFVLGSSYQLSSEYMLDVLKLARSTTLNRARRSMDEVSRNSEDPKVSQMIYPIMQALDIAHLGVDVAVGGIDQRKIHMLAREGLPELGYKAPVCIHTPILPGLDGRKMSSSKGNYISVDDSVEDMKKKMKGAFCVEGEVKDNPVLALFKYHITPRYPDIVIKRPEKFGGNLQYSSYDALEADFAAKALHPMDLKAAAAEYMNEILEPVRKLMVEK; translated from the coding sequence ATGGATAAATTAGCGATAATCACAAGGAACACGGAAGAGATTGTAACAAAAGAAGAACTTGAAGCACTGATCAATTCAGAAAAACAACCAACTGCATATGTAGGCTATGAGCCCAGCGGGAAAATACATATGGGACATGTGCTTACTGTCAATAAGCTTCTTGACCTCCAGCAGGCAGGTTTTAAGATTACAGTACTTCTTGCTGACGTGCATGCTTATCTTAATGAGAAAGGGACCATGGAAGAAGTCAGAAAAATCGCTGATTACAACAAGAGATGCTTCATAGCACTTGGTCTTGATGAAAAGAACACGAACTTTGTTCTGGGCTCCTCATACCAGCTGAGTTCGGAATATATGCTTGATGTACTGAAACTTGCCCGCAGCACCACACTTAACCGGGCGCGCCGAAGCATGGATGAAGTGAGCAGGAATTCCGAAGATCCCAAGGTCTCCCAGATGATATACCCCATTATGCAGGCTCTTGATATTGCTCATCTTGGCGTTGACGTTGCAGTGGGGGGCATCGACCAGCGTAAGATCCACATGCTGGCGCGTGAAGGTTTGCCTGAACTCGGCTACAAGGCGCCTGTTTGCATCCACACCCCTATTCTTCCTGGTCTTGACGGCAGGAAGATGTCATCGAGCAAAGGGAATTACATTTCGGTTGATGATTCTGTCGAGGATATGAAGAAGAAAATGAAAGGCGCGTTCTGCGTGGAGGGTGAGGTAAAGGATAATCCCGTGCTTGCGCTTTTTAAGTACCACATTACGCCGCGTTATCCCGATATCGTGATAAAGCGCCCCGAAAAATTCGGCGGTAACCTGCAATATAGCAGTTATGATGCGCTTGAGGCTGATTTTGCTGCAAAGGCGCTACACCCCATGGATTTAAAAGCAGCGGCGGCTGAGTATATGAATGAGATACTTGAGCCTGTAAGGAAGCTGATGGTTGAGAAGTAA
- a CDS encoding type II toxin-antitoxin system HicB family antitoxin, with the protein MLIEYINKAMSKAQYDKLEDGSFSGRIPECPGVMAFGNTLFECQKELESVLEGWLIVKIRHGDILPVIDHLDINIGIPQGIEAHA; encoded by the coding sequence ATACTTATAGAATATATTAACAAAGCGATGAGCAAAGCTCAATACGATAAGCTTGAAGATGGCAGCTTTTCCGGAAGAATACCGGAATGTCCGGGTGTTATGGCTTTCGGGAATACGCTTTTTGAGTGCCAGAAAGAACTTGAATCAGTCCTTGAAGGCTGGCTTATCGTCAAAATACGGCACGGCGATATTTTGCCTGTGATAGATCATCTGGATATCAATATAGGTATCCCACAAGGCATTGAGGCTCATGCCTAA